The segment TCCGCTTCGCCCCCTGGGGCCTCCGCTTCCCCCCGAGCGAGGGCGCCGGATTCCATGTCGTCCTCCAGGGCACCGCGTGGCTGCTGCCCCCGGACGGCGCCGCCCCCGTCAGACTCGGCCCCGGCGATGTCGTCCTCCTCGCCCACGGCACCGGCCACGGCCTCGCCGACCGGCCCGACACGCCCCTCGTCGACGCCCTGCCGGCCCCCGACGGCTCCTGGCCCACCCCGCCCGACCGGGGCCCGATCGGCGCCGAGGACACCCTGCTCCTCTGCGGCGCCTACCAGCTCAGCCGCGCCCGGGCGCACCCGCTCCTCACCGATCTGCCCCCGTACGTGCACCTGCCCGCCCGGGTCGGCGCCCACCCCCGGCTGCGCGCCGCCGTCGACCTGCTCGGCGCCGAACTCGCCGAACCCCAGCCGGGATCCGACGCGATCGTTCCCGCCCTGCTCGACACCCTGCTGCTCTACCTGCTGCGCACCTGGTGGCTCACCGAACGCGCCGACCGCTCCACCGGCTGGTCGGCCGCCCTCGGCGACCCGGCGGTCGCCGTCGCCCTCCGCGCCCTGCACGGTGACCCCGCGCGTGCGTGGACGGTCGAGGAACTCGGCGCCCTGAGCGGCCTCTCCCGGGCCGCCTTCGCCCGCCGGTTCACCGCCCTGGTCGGCCGCGCACCCCTCTCGTACCTCACCTGGTGGCGCATGACCGCGGCGGGCCGGCTGCTCCGCTCCGACGACCTTCCGCTCCGCACGGTCGCCCAACGCTCCGGCTACTCCTCGGAGTTCGCCTTCGCCAAGGCCTTCAAACGGGAGTACGGCGTGGCCCCGGGCCAGTACCGCAAGGGCGCCTGAAGCCGGAGCTCAGGCCCTGCGGCCCGGCAGGCGGAGGGAGGCCAGGGCCGTCAGAGTCAGGAGGCCCGCACTGATCAGGAGGCCGGCGCGGAGGGCCGATTCCATGGACTCGGCCGCCATCGAGCCGAAGACCGCGATCGCGAGGGCGCCCGCCGTCTGCCGGACCGCGTTCAGGAGGCCCGCGGCCGTGCCCGCCCGATCCGCCGGGACCGCCTCCATCATCGAGGCGATCAGCGGCGGCAGCGAGAAGCCCGCCCCGAGCGCGAGCGGTACGAGCAGCAGCGCCTGCGCCGCCCGGGAGGAGTCCGCGTCCACCGTGAGCAGCCCGAGCAGGCCCGCCACCGCGACCGCCTGGCCGACGACGATCGGCAGCCTCGCCCCGTACCGCGCCGCGACCTTCGCCGACAGGATGTTCACCGCGGCGAGGAGTCCCGTCATCGGCAGGAACATCAGCCCGGCGGCCAGCGGCGAGAGGCCGAGCACCTGCTGGAAGAAGAGGCTGAAGACGAAGAGCATTCCGTAGAAGGCCACGCTGTTCGCCGAGCCCGCCGCCACCGCGACCGCCACCGTCGTGTTCCGGAACAGACCCAGCGGCACCACCGGGTGCCGCCGCCGCGTCTCGATCACCAGGAACGCGGCGAAGGCGACAGCCGCGACACCCAGCGCCCACCAGGCCTCCGTGCCGCCCTCGATGGCGGCGAAGGTGAGCGCCCCGAGCGCCGTCATCGCCGTCAGCTGCCCCGGCAGGTCGAGCGGGGCGGGCCGGCGGGCCGAACGCGCCACCCGGGTCAGCAGGGCGAGCGCGAGCAGGCCCAGCGGCAGGTTCACGAAGAAGATGCCCCGCCAGCTCCACGCCGTGGTCAGCGCCCCGCCCACGACCGGACCGAGCGCCACCGCGACCGTGCCGCCCGCCGCCCACAGCGACACCGCGCGGGCCCGCCGCCCCGGATCTCCGTACGCCTCCCGTACGAGCGCGAGCGAGGCCGGCAGCATCACCGCGGCCGCCGCGCCCTGCACGGTGCGGGCCGCGAGCAGCGACGGAAGGCCGGGGGCCAGGCCGCAGGCGGCGGAGGCCAGGACGAAGACGACGACCCCGGTGCCGTACGCCCGGCTCGCACCGATCCGGTCGGCCAGCGCCCCGCTGGACAGCAGCAGCGCGGCGAAGACCAGCGTGTACGAGTCCACCACCCACTGGAGCCCCGACATCCCCGCCCGCAGGTCGGTGCCGATCGCCGGCAGGGCGACGTTCACGACGGAGGTGTCGAGGGTGATGAGGGCGAACCCGAGCATGGCGGCGGCCAGTGCGGGGCCCGGCGAGGCGGGGCGCTCCGGGGCGCTCGCGGGGGAGGGAACGGCAACAGCGGCTTGTACGAGGTCGGTTGAGGACATGCCTCCAGCTTCATGATCGGCGGAGCCGTACAGTAGTGGCCCGAATGCCATATGCCCGGAGGTTCTGGCCAGATGACAGCCGAGTCCGCACCCCCGTCCCGCGTCCGACGCGTCGCCGTGATCGCCGCCCCGCCCGTCTCGATGTTCAACCTGGCCATCCCCGAGATGCTGTTCGGCAAGGTCGAGATCGACGGCGCACCCGGGTACGAGACGGTCATCTGCGCCCCCGACCCCGGGCCCGTCACCACCGCCGGAGGCCTGGACCTGCTCGTCCCGCGGGGCCTCGACGCGGTGGAGGAGGCCGACACCGTGGTCCTCGCGGGCGGCGGCTCCTCCGCCGACCCCGACCCGCGGATCCTCGACGCGCTGCGCGCCGCGGCGGCCGCGGGCAAGCGCATCGCCTCCATCTGTACCGGCGCCTTCGCGCTCGCCGAGGCCGGGCTGCTCGACGGCCGGGCCGCGACGACGTACTGGGCGTACCGCTCGCTGCTCGCCGCCCGCCACCCCGCCGTCGACCTCCAGGACGACGTCCTGTTCGTCCAGGACGGGCCCGTGCTCACCTCCTCCGGATACGCGGCGGGCATCGACCTCTGCCTGCACGTCATCCGCACCGACCACGGCGCCGCCGTCGCCAACACCGTCGCCCGTCTCGCCCTCGTCGCGCCCGTACGCCCCGGGGGTCAGACCCAGTTCACGCAGACCCCGCTGCCGCCCGAGCGAGGGGCCTCGTTCGCCGAGACGCGCGCGTGGGCCATGGAACACCTCGACGAACCCCTCGGCCTCACCGACCTGGCCCGGCACGCCGGCGTCTCCGTCCGCACGCTCTCCCGCCGCTTCCACGCCGAGACCGGTGTCAGCCCGCTCCAGTGGCTGCTGCACCAGCGGGTGGAGCGGGCCAAGGAGCTCCTGGAGACCACCTCGCTCGGCATGGACGGGGTGGCCCGCGCCAGCGGCCTCGGCACGGCGGACTCCCTGCGGCAGCACCTGCTGCGCCGCACGGGCCTCACCCCGAGCGCGTACCGCGCCTCCTTCGGCCACGCGTCCCCCTCCGGCCACCTGTCCTCCGTCGGGCACGCGACGGCACCTGCCGGGTCCGCAACCGTCCCACCCTCCCGCGCGTCCTGAAGAGTCATGATCAGACTCGCCACCGCAGCCGATCTCGACGCCGTCGCCGCCCTCCACACCGAGGCCCGGGCCACCTACTACCGCGGCCACCTCCCCGACGCGGACTTCCTCGGCCCCGAGGAGGTCGCCCGCGCCCGCAAGGGCTGGGCGGGCGCCATCGACCGCGGGGCGGTCCTCTGCGCCGTACGCGACGGGGAGGTCGTGGGCATCGCCGCCCATGGCGAGCGGGACGGCCTCATGCACCTCACCCAGCTCCATGTCCTCCCCGCCCGCTGGCGCGCTGGCATCGGCGCCGAGCTGCACGCGGCCTGCGTGGAGACCTGGCGCGCCGCCGGGGTGACCACGGCCCGCCTGGAGGTCTTCGACAAGAACGAGCGCGCCCAGGCCTTCTACGCCGCCCACGGCTGGGCCCCCGACCCGGAGACCCCGCGCGACGGCGATCACCTGGTGCTCCGGCTCACACTGGGGCCGGAAACGGAATGATTCGGACCGGTGGGGGCGTTCCCCGGACGAACACCCCACCGGCAACCCTCGGAGAGAAGTCACATGCGCGTCGAGATCTGGAGCGACATCGCCTGCCCCTGGTGCTACATCGGCAAGGCACGCTTCGAGAAGGGGCTCGCGGCCTTCGCCCACCGCGACGACATCGAGGTCGTACACCGCTCCTTCGAGCTCGACCCGAACCGCGCCAAGAGCGACACCGGCCCCGTCCTGGAGATGCTCGCCGAGAAGTACGGCCGCACCCTCGACGAGGCGCGCGCCATGGAGGCGCACGTCGCGTCCAACGCGCACTCCGAGGGCCTCGGCTACCGCACCGAGGGCCGCGACCACGGCAACACCTTCGACATCCACCGGCTGCTCCACCTCGCCAAGGACCGAGGGCGTCAGAACGAGCTCCTGGACCTGGCCTACCGCGCCAACTTCGCCGAGGAGCGCTCGGTCTTCGACACGGAGACCCTGGTGACGCTCGGTGTCGAGGCCGGCCTCGACGAGGCGGAGGTGAGGGCCGTCCTCGCCGACGACTCCGCCTACGCCGACGCCGTACGCGAGGACGAGCGCGAGGCCGCCGAACTCGGCGCGAACGGCGTGCCCTTCTTCGTCCTCGACCGCCGCTACGGCATCTCCGGCGGCCAGCCCGCCGAGGTCTTCACCCAGGCCCTGGAGCAGGCCTGGCAGGGCCGGGTCCTCCAGCCGATCGGCGGGGACGCGGCGGTCTGCGACACCGACGGCAGCTGCGAGGTGCCGGGGGCCTGAGGGCCCGTCTCCGGACGCCGGCCCACCGCCCGCGCCCCCGCCCACCTGCGGCGATAAGACAGGCTTGGGTTTTCCCCACGATCAAGGCCGATTGACGGGTGATCGTGGGGAATCCAGGCTGAGGTCATGGAACCCCTGGAAAAGCCGCTCGGCGGCGCCGAGTTCGCGCCCAAGAAGACCTACCTCAACACCTCCGCGTGCGGGCTGCTGCCCCGCCGGACGATCGAGGCGGTCACGCTCCTCGCCGAGGAGACCGCCGACGGCCGGTCCGACGGTGCCGGAAGCTTCGACATCGTCGACGAGGCCCGCGCCGCCTTCGCCCGCCTCGCCGGCGTCTCGCACGAGCGCGTCGCCGTCGGCAGCTCCGTCGCGGTGCACTGCGGAATGATCGCCCAGTCGATGCCCGCCGGATCCGAGATCCTCTTCCCCGAGGGGGACTTCTCCTCCGTCATCACCCCCTTCACGATCCGCGGCGACCTCAAGACCCGGTTCGTGCCCCTGGAGCGGCTCGCCGAGTCCGTCCGCCCGGAGACCGCGCTCGTCGCCTTCTCCGCCGTGCAGTCGGCGGACGGCCGGACGGCCGACTTCACGGCGATCCGTGCCGCGGCGGCCGCGCACGGCGCCCGGACGCTCCTCGACGCCACGCAGTCGGCGGGCTGGCTGCCGCTGAGCGCGGGGGACTGGGACTACACGGTCACCGGCGGATACAAGTACCTGCTGTGCCCTCGCGGGGCGTCCTTCCTGACCGTCACCGAGGAGGCGCAGGACTCGCTCCTCGCGATCCACGCCAACTGGGTCACCGGCGAGGAGCTGTGGGTGAACAGCTACGGCCCGGTCCGCGAACTGGCCCGTACGGCACGCCGGTTCGACGAGCCCGTGGCCTTCTTCTCGTACCACGGGGCGGCCCGCTCGCTCGCGCTTCTCGAGGAGATCGGCATCGGGCGGATCGAGGCCCACGACAAGGGGCTCGCGGCCCGCTTCCGTTCGGGTCTCGTCTCCCTCGGCCACGAGCCGGTCGTGGACGACTCGACGGTCGTCGCGATCCCCGGCCTCGGGGACCGCGCGGAGGCGCTGCGCGAGGCCGACGTCCTGCTCTCCGCCCGCGCGGGCAACCTGCGCGCGTCCTTCCACCTGTACAACACGGCGGCGGACGTGGACCGGGTCCTGGACGTCCTCGCGGGCTGAGGCCCGTACCGCCGCCGGGGGAGGGCGTACGTGGGGAGGCCCCCCAGGGGCCGCCCTGTCCTCAGCAGTTCCCCGGCGGCGGCGGGCACTCGCCCGCCTCGCCCGCCTCCTCGCGCAGGTTCTCCGCCACGAGGCCGAGGAGCCGGGCCAGTTCCGCCCGCTCCTGCGGGCCGAGTCCGTTCAGGGAGGCCTGCTCAAGGTCCGACCAGACGCCCTCGACGCCGGCGCGCAGCGCCCGCCCCTCCTCCGTCGCCTCGACGAGGACCGCGCGCCGGTCGGCCGGGTCGGGGCCGCGGCGGACGTGGCCGCCCTGCTCCAGGCGCTGGAGCATCTTGGTCACGGTCGAGGCGTCCAGGCCCAGGGACTGGATCAGCTCGGACTGGCGGACCGGTCCGCAGTCCCAGAGCCGCATCATCATCATTTCCTGGCCGGGGTAGAGCTCCAGCTCCCGCAGCCGGCGTCCGGCGGCGATCCGGTGCATCCGGGCCACCCGGGCCAGCGCGATGCTGACGGGTCCACCGCGGGCGGCGGAGGGGGTCGGCTCGGTACAGGCGGGGTCGGGTCCTGGCATCGGGGCTCCTCGGGAAGGCTCTCCCCACAGATTACCTTGGTCGGCCAATCAATGGGTTACAGTGGCATCCGGACCAGATAGTTGGCCGACCACATAAATCTGTGAAGGGGACAGCCATGACCACCGCCTTCGACCCCATCGACCTCGCCGGGACCCGGCTCGCCAACCGCATCGCCATGGCGCCCATGACCCGCAGCCGGGCCGAGGGCGAGAGTCGCACCCCCACCGCGCTCGTCGCCGAGTACTACGCCCAGCGCGCCTCGGCCGGCCTCATCATCACCGAGGGCACCCAGCCGACCGCCGTCGGACAGGGCTACCCCAACACCCCCGGCCTGCACAGCGCCGAGCAGATCGCCGCCTGGCGCGAGGTCACCGACGCCGTCCACGAGCGCGGCGGAAAGATCTTCGTCCAGCTGATGCACGCCGGCCGGATCAGCCACCCCGTCGTCCTCGGCGACGGCCTCCACCCCGTCGGCCCCTCGGCCGTCGCCCCGAAGGGACAGCTCTTCGCCGGCACCGGCCTCATCGACTTCGTCGCCCCGCGCGAACTCACCGCCGACGAGATACGGGAGACGATCGCCGGCTTCGCCGCGGCCGCCCGCAACGCCGTCGACGCCGGCTTCGACGGCGTCGAGATCCACGGCGCCAACGGCTACCTTCTCCAGCAGTTCCTCGCCACCGGCTCCAACCACCGCACCGACGAGTGGGGCGGCCCCGTCGAGAACCGCCTCCGCCTCACCGTCGAGGTCGTCAAGGCCGTCGCCGCCGAGATCGGCCCCGAGCGCACCGCACTGCGCATCTCCCCGGCCAACACCTACAACGACATCGCCGAGACCGACACCGAGGAGCTCTACCCCGCCCTCGTCGCCGCGATCGACCCCGTCGGCATCGCCTACCTGCACGTCACGGAGCCCACGCCCGAGGTCCGCGAGCTGACCCTCGCCCTGCGCAAGGCCTTCTCCGGCACCTTCGTCCTCAACCCGTCCACCGAGGGACCGACCGACGGCGACGCCCTGTCGCTGATCGAGGACGGCACCGCCGACCTCGTCGCCTACGGGGCGCTCTTCATCGCCAACCCCGACCTGCCCGCCCGACTGCGGGCCGGCGGCCCGTACAACACCCCGGACACCGCGACCTTCTTCGGCGGCGACCACCGCGGCTACACCGACTACCCGGCGCTGTGAGTCGCGGCAGGCGAAACGCGCGCAAGCGGAACCCGCCTGCACGAATCTCGCCTGCACGAAACCCGCGTACGGAAAGGGGCGGGGGTCCGGCACCGGACCCCCGCCCCTCCCCGCACCGGCGGCCGGATCAGGTCCACGCCTCCGTGACCGCCCGGCGTGCGCCCTCCAGGTCCACCGTGCGTCCCGTCTCGCCGAGCGCCGCGCCCAGGGCGGCCAGCGAGGACTGCACGGCCCCCGGGGTCGCGTCCACCCCGTAGTGGTTCACCCGGATCATCTCCTTGGCCAGCGCCCCGCCACCCGCGATCAGCGGCAGCGACGGATCGGCGGCCAGCGCCTTCGCCACCAGCTCCGAGGCGTCCACCCCGGCCGGCGCGCGCAGCGTCGTCGCGACCGGGGCCGCGTCCTTCGCCTCGTGCACATACGGCTCCAGGCCGCCGCCCAGCGCCAGCGCACCCGCGCGCGTAGCGGCCG is part of the Streptomyces sp. NBC_00250 genome and harbors:
- a CDS encoding AraC family transcriptional regulator yields the protein MDVLSDAIAAMRTGRPHSSRTVRFAPWGLRFPPSEGAGFHVVLQGTAWLLPPDGAAPVRLGPGDVVLLAHGTGHGLADRPDTPLVDALPAPDGSWPTPPDRGPIGAEDTLLLCGAYQLSRARAHPLLTDLPPYVHLPARVGAHPRLRAAVDLLGAELAEPQPGSDAIVPALLDTLLLYLLRTWWLTERADRSTGWSAALGDPAVAVALRALHGDPARAWTVEELGALSGLSRAAFARRFTALVGRAPLSYLTWWRMTAAGRLLRSDDLPLRTVAQRSGYSSEFAFAKAFKREYGVAPGQYRKGA
- a CDS encoding MFS transporter, whose amino-acid sequence is MSSTDLVQAAVAVPSPASAPERPASPGPALAAAMLGFALITLDTSVVNVALPAIGTDLRAGMSGLQWVVDSYTLVFAALLLSSGALADRIGASRAYGTGVVVFVLASAACGLAPGLPSLLAARTVQGAAAAVMLPASLALVREAYGDPGRRARAVSLWAAGGTVAVALGPVVGGALTTAWSWRGIFFVNLPLGLLALALLTRVARSARRPAPLDLPGQLTAMTALGALTFAAIEGGTEAWWALGVAAVAFAAFLVIETRRRHPVVPLGLFRNTTVAVAVAAGSANSVAFYGMLFVFSLFFQQVLGLSPLAAGLMFLPMTGLLAAVNILSAKVAARYGARLPIVVGQAVAVAGLLGLLTVDADSSRAAQALLLVPLALGAGFSLPPLIASMMEAVPADRAGTAAGLLNAVRQTAGALAIAVFGSMAAESMESALRAGLLISAGLLTLTALASLRLPGRRA
- a CDS encoding aminotransferase class V-fold PLP-dependent enzyme; its protein translation is MEPLEKPLGGAEFAPKKTYLNTSACGLLPRRTIEAVTLLAEETADGRSDGAGSFDIVDEARAAFARLAGVSHERVAVGSSVAVHCGMIAQSMPAGSEILFPEGDFSSVITPFTIRGDLKTRFVPLERLAESVRPETALVAFSAVQSADGRTADFTAIRAAAAAHGARTLLDATQSAGWLPLSAGDWDYTVTGGYKYLLCPRGASFLTVTEEAQDSLLAIHANWVTGEELWVNSYGPVRELARTARRFDEPVAFFSYHGAARSLALLEEIGIGRIEAHDKGLAARFRSGLVSLGHEPVVDDSTVVAIPGLGDRAEALREADVLLSARAGNLRASFHLYNTAADVDRVLDVLAG
- a CDS encoding GlxA family transcriptional regulator → MTAESAPPSRVRRVAVIAAPPVSMFNLAIPEMLFGKVEIDGAPGYETVICAPDPGPVTTAGGLDLLVPRGLDAVEEADTVVLAGGGSSADPDPRILDALRAAAAAGKRIASICTGAFALAEAGLLDGRAATTYWAYRSLLAARHPAVDLQDDVLFVQDGPVLTSSGYAAGIDLCLHVIRTDHGAAVANTVARLALVAPVRPGGQTQFTQTPLPPERGASFAETRAWAMEHLDEPLGLTDLARHAGVSVRTLSRRFHAETGVSPLQWLLHQRVERAKELLETTSLGMDGVARASGLGTADSLRQHLLRRTGLTPSAYRASFGHASPSGHLSSVGHATAPAGSATVPPSRAS
- a CDS encoding MarR family winged helix-turn-helix transcriptional regulator, yielding MPGPDPACTEPTPSAARGGPVSIALARVARMHRIAAGRRLRELELYPGQEMMMMRLWDCGPVRQSELIQSLGLDASTVTKMLQRLEQGGHVRRGPDPADRRAVLVEATEEGRALRAGVEGVWSDLEQASLNGLGPQERAELARLLGLVAENLREEAGEAGECPPPPGNC
- a CDS encoding alkene reductase, whose product is MTTAFDPIDLAGTRLANRIAMAPMTRSRAEGESRTPTALVAEYYAQRASAGLIITEGTQPTAVGQGYPNTPGLHSAEQIAAWREVTDAVHERGGKIFVQLMHAGRISHPVVLGDGLHPVGPSAVAPKGQLFAGTGLIDFVAPRELTADEIRETIAGFAAAARNAVDAGFDGVEIHGANGYLLQQFLATGSNHRTDEWGGPVENRLRLTVEVVKAVAAEIGPERTALRISPANTYNDIAETDTEELYPALVAAIDPVGIAYLHVTEPTPEVRELTLALRKAFSGTFVLNPSTEGPTDGDALSLIEDGTADLVAYGALFIANPDLPARLRAGGPYNTPDTATFFGGDHRGYTDYPAL
- a CDS encoding GNAT family N-acetyltransferase — encoded protein: MIRLATAADLDAVAALHTEARATYYRGHLPDADFLGPEEVARARKGWAGAIDRGAVLCAVRDGEVVGIAAHGERDGLMHLTQLHVLPARWRAGIGAELHAACVETWRAAGVTTARLEVFDKNERAQAFYAAHGWAPDPETPRDGDHLVLRLTLGPETE
- a CDS encoding DsbA family oxidoreductase — protein: MRVEIWSDIACPWCYIGKARFEKGLAAFAHRDDIEVVHRSFELDPNRAKSDTGPVLEMLAEKYGRTLDEARAMEAHVASNAHSEGLGYRTEGRDHGNTFDIHRLLHLAKDRGRQNELLDLAYRANFAEERSVFDTETLVTLGVEAGLDEAEVRAVLADDSAYADAVREDEREAAELGANGVPFFVLDRRYGISGGQPAEVFTQALEQAWQGRVLQPIGGDAAVCDTDGSCEVPGA